A window of Magnolia sinica isolate HGM2019 chromosome 13, MsV1, whole genome shotgun sequence genomic DNA:
acttatactacacctatcgacatacatgacatatgttgatttttttaacatatacttggacaaatccttctgacaaggagttgtcacatacaccatcatcatgcacttacatcccatagccacggtaagcacaaatcatgatttcatattcattcagtcatttcaacaaacacttaaactacacccttcaacatacaagacgtacatcggtcataacatgtatttgggcggatcctttcactaaggagttgttacaaatgcaactatcccctatccatgacagataatcatggcaaacacgaatcccaattctacacgcattcaatcatttcaacaaatacctaaaatacactatagtcaatatagttcatattgtctgaaacgcgaaacaaacgacgcatttggcatgtgaaatagcacccacattagtaataaactattaaccgacattgaaagccttgaaaaccataacttatacgtttatggtccgcacctttcgccggtagactcataacgaactcagttttaaagctaagtctttgtctacggcagattggcaacctatagcataaattaggttagctatttcataacttaaactatctgaaaccctaaaacagattgaggttaggattccttatctaagtacggagtcggaatcgcctgtatagcgatacaggaatggcagttgagtgcgtggagtagcgggatggaatcccaggaagaatctccaactctcactctcactttctctcttttcccttctcttttctctcctctctcccctagggtttctcaaattagtatggggtgagagagagagagggtttaaggtccttatataggcccaggattgatggaaatggccccagggccaaggtatacttaggttatatccaaatacggactgttccggtccaacggagcacttctggtggccccttttccacgtgcggtcggacttaagctccctaaccatggatataggtcaggctgagttttcgttccaatcggatttacagatcagccgtggcggaccagtttcagttcaacagtcacagtcactcgattagggccacaagtacatcgacatgtgtgtttgaatccttatatttggcccgcaagcgacacgactcagattacttaaattcggatttttatttctaaatattttcacgtgtctcacatactttgctccaggctcaagttgtgcatttctagacacaattaagacttgatttccgagggggttgtcaagtctagtaatgcggtcatatccgtatagtttcggggtaaacggacttttgacgtgcggtccaggtccgatacggagtttcgatgtgctcccgagagcaaccgggtttaaagacggactctagatttcagggtaatgtagcgtcaataattttgcacgttttgggtcttgcagatcatatttaaagtgattagtgctaatttcacaagcactctagtttagcacttgctaacataaacctaattttctaaaggttttggtcctgggtaatttctgcctgaagtggtactcgggtctttgtacggatttttccgagacgttactgggccccacaaagcctggGTGTTGTGTAGACTGCATAAAACAAGTTGTGGATGATCTAACCTTTCTAATagagttgtgacttgtgattccCAACTCATGAAGAGCCCCTACTGTGAGGGGGTGGAACACGTTCAAAGGATCCCAACAGAGAGTGCACATGTCATAGATCTGTGTCATTTGTCAAGTAGTGATCAATGTGAACATGCTGGACCAAAAATAATGGCAGTCCATTGATCATGCAGATTAAACTTGCATGAACTCTCTTTTCTATCTAGGCCATGATTTTATATTTATATCATGTATATTAGTCATAACCCACTTGTATAAGTACTACATATAAGGTCGTTTCAGGTTGGATCAGGTTGCCCTAGGCCtcaacccaaaacccaaaccaatcAGGTTGAGGATTTTCAACCAAACCTCAACCCAACTTGGTCCAAAGTTTGGGTTGGGCTAATGGGGTTGTTGCCCCTACCCACAAAACCTGAGGAGCTGACAAGTCCGTTTAGTATTATAATTTCAAAGGggtttgctagccccacatgCACCCTTGAGAGCACATGATTCACATCTCTATATGCAGCCAAACATGCGAACCTGGCACAGTATGTGTATAATATTGGAGCTATGCGTCTGGTGGAAGCCACCATTTAGATAATCTGACCAAAATAATCAGATTGAACTACTATCAAATATGCCAGAAATTTATGTAAACATTGGATGGTCTATAAACTTTGCAATATTTTAGGTCAttcatccttctttttttttttggaaagatgtttTAGGTCATCGTTTTTGTGCATGTGGTCCAACTAATAGGTTACCATCCTGAACTTTTGGCCCGATCATCTCCACAATGTGTTTTCCTGACACATCTTGGATGTTCTACATGTGTGGCTGCATGTAGAGGTGCATTTTAGCATTTTATATGGCTCATGATTAAATCGTGGTATGAATTCTCAGATAATTAAAAGAAACTCCAAGCAAGAAGTTACTGCTTTTCCAACAtaatctatgtgtgtgtgtgtgcgtgcgtgtgtgtgtgtgtgtgtgtgttattagACGAGAAATGCAAAGGTATGTTTTAACTTTTCTATTAGAGGAGAAATGCTAAGGATACGAAGCCTCTGGTTCCATAACCAATGAAAGACACCCCACAAGAACACCCAAGCCGCTTGTCTCTACTGCCCCATGTCATGGTCATTCAGACCTTTCATCTATTAGGTCTTGCTGTAGATGGACTACATGGGCAAAACCTCGTTCATCAGAGATCTCACCATCCTTGAAAGTTCTGTTAGGAACAATAGCCCAGAAGAACAGTTAATTTTCTATGGACAATGAGGATCTTTGGCAAATGAGATTTTAACGTAGCACATAAACGGTGGggaccttcttttctttttagttgATCAGTGCTTTACTGAAGACTGTCTTATTTAAAACAGAAAAGCATCCTCGGCACAAGAAAGAAAGTACGAGTGCAGACGCTCAAACCACCAACCAGATGAAGCTCTCACCATCTGATCATGGCATTGAAgaaaagtttaataaaaattctcaaCACCCACCTCAGAAAATCTACAGAAAGACCAGGAAAACTCTACCAACTACTGAAATTTCAGCGCATCATACAATCATATACAAAATTGAGGCTGCTGAGAAGCTTGCTGGCTGTGTTCTTGATTTTCAAATTTGATGGAAGCAGTTGCCAACGCATATCAGTTTTCTTTGGGCATGCAATGATGAAGGCCATCGGAACCTTAAAGACTCCTGATGGAATGGCTCGAAATTGAGACCAATTGCATCACAATGAAGCTCTTGAGAGTCGAGACAGCACCAACCTGCAGAAATTTTGTTGTTGTAGAGAGAAGTTGATCCATCTGTTGATATGGTTTTGATTGATTATAGCCATGTTTGTGTTACATGTCCTTAATCATattgcaaggcataaatgctgtAACAGAGGAAATTTCATTTATCTACTGGGATATGTTGTGGGTTTTGGGATGGCGCACACTTTAAGCAGTTACGAGAGACATGCATGCGATGTGTACAGTGGATTCTCGGGTATGATTAACCAGGGAAATGATGGGTAGAGATGTTTGAAAGGTACCACGCTGGAGTCCTCTCTCCACCATATATGTGGTGGGGAAATGCATCAATTGTGTATCCTGTCTTGTGGACGTGGATGGCAAATGCTTCAAAAACCCACGCCAATctagtgatcctaaccatccatggaGCAGCCTTCAAAATGAGAGATAGGAAACAAAATTGGTAAATAGTCCACGTTAAGGGGTAAGTGCAGAAAATGGTGGCTAggaatatatgatatatcttCCTTTTTCAACACTGGGCCATAAATAGTGGAGACATACAAGGTGGGAAGATCATACCTTCTCAGAGTACCATATGATTCCTCTAGGTGCTCTTAATCAAATTCACAACGCATGTGAATCACATACTATGCACTGCGAGAATGTCCAGTTGTTGCAACCAACTCGCAGCATGAAAATATCAATCTATCCAATTGAAAGCCAACACCTCAATTCACAGCTTCTCTCATTTGCCAATGTTAACACAAGGCCAGAGGCTCAGTTTGTACAGTCCTCACAAATCggtacaaaatttcatgatatatatatatatatatatatatatatatatatatatatatatatatatatatatatatatatatatatatattctggtacaaccaaacacaccctaaataaaaaatattaagtaGATGAAAAATCATAGGAGAAGTAATGAGAAGGATAtagattttgaaaagaaaaggcACCAACACCATAAAGGAAATTATGAGAAGGATTCAAATCTTGAAAAGAAAAGGCATCAACACCATAAGCCAATGTTGTGCTAGTGCCATGGGCCACCATGCACATATTGTACCCATTTGGATGACCCTAACTGCCCTATTGGTCAACTTCCAAATGAATAGGCAAGTTCTCTTAAAAGAAATGTCGATAATTGTGATCTTTTCATGGTGGCCCATCTACAATAAGGCTGATGAATTAAGTGGTTTGTTCCAACGAAAATGTTGCCACACCTTCTCAGACACTGCAGGGCCCATACTCAgattaagaaagaagaagaaacccgTTCTTTCGTAAACACTGATAGAATCAAACTCGGAAATTAGAAAACTGAATGAGTCTGTGCTTTTGAACATTGTTATGATCTACACAACTGAAAATAACATGAAAAGAATATCCTCCGACGGAATTTGATTTCTTTAAAATTCAATATCCTCAATCAAATCAAGCGTCTCAagctctttttttcccttttttttttctttctacaggAAATGTACACGATCAATCAGCCAAAAGCATAAAAATGGAGCCAAAATAGAAGAATATAAAGATTAAAAAGAAGGATtgaaatagaaaattgaaaaaaaaaaatgaagaacaagaaagaaaaagatgaCCCAGTCACTGATTTTACAAGCTTCCAACTTTACTATCATTCGGTTTATTGGGCTTTGTTTTCGCAATGTTCACAAGGTCTCCAAATAGCTTATCCTCCGGCTTGGCTGGCTTTATAGGCTGCACGTAAGTGGACGAAGTCATCTGATATGAAGTGTTCATGTACCTGCTGTCATCTTGCATTGAAAGCCCATACATTCTCTGCTCAAGGAACTGGGTCCCAGGTTGCTGACCGTACCCATAACCTGCCATCTGTCCACCCTGCATCAGCTGAGGATACATGCCTACCTGCTGTCCGTACTGCACCGGTTGAGGATACATACCCACAAATTGGCCACCCTGCATCTGTTGAGGGTACATACCTGCCAGCTGGCCTCCCTGCATCTGTTGAGGGTACATACCACCCACCTGAACACCCTGCATTTGCTGAGGGTACATACCTGCCAGCTGACCACCCTGCATCTGTTGAGGATACATGACCCCGCCGCTTTGTATTGGTTGAGAATGCATAGGCGCCAGTTGGCCGCCTTGCATTGATTGAGGGTACAGAACACTTTGCACTGGTTGAGAAGGCATTCCTGCCAGCTGGCCACTCTGCATTGGTTGGGGAGGCATTCCTGCCAGCTGGCCACTCTGCATTGGTTGGGGAGGCATTCCTGCCAGATGGCCACTCTGCATTGGTTGGGGAGGCATTCCCTCCAGCTGGTTGCTTTGAATCGTTTGGACTGGCACAATTGCCAACTGGTTGCTCTCTGTTGGCTGGGGATGCTCACTGCTCTGATTTGGTTGGGCCTCCCAAGGTGGCGGTGGGAAggccccactgttttgtgtgtcTGCACCTGTCAAAGATTGAAAAAAACAAGAGATTGGTACATCAATAGTGGTTAAGGTACTAATAGACGGGCGATGGTTAAGTTCCAAATGTGGGAGAGGAACCCTTGTTAAAGATGTGTAACAATTATTCAGACAGTTGAATAGCTCAAGATGAGAACGGTATGTACCATAAACAGGTGCCTGCTGCTGTGGGTTCAAACTCTGAGCAACCTGACCATTCCAAGAAGGATCTGATGTGTGATTCGAATGGTTGCCTTGCATATACTGTGCCTGCTGCTGTGGGCTCAAACTCTGAGCAACCTGACCATTCCAAGAAGGATCTGATGTGTGATTCGAATGGTTGCCTTGCATGTACGGTGCCTGCTGATACTGAGGTTGCCCTGCATTTGGGACACTCCCATTTGGATAAAACACTGGCTGTGAGGGTTGTTGCTGCAGCTGAAATGGCGAATTTGAAGGGTATGTTGGTGTTGCAGGATAAGCTGATTGAGAACTGAGAGAATCAGTCACATTGTTATTCTGGGGAAACATGTCCGAAAGAGCTAACATATTATTCTGCTGAGGGGAGGGATTTGTGGGAGGTTCACTGACGGGAACGAGAGCTAGTGAGTTCTCAGGTTCACCACTGAGAAGGTCAATAAGGGGGGGCTCAACATTTGCAGAAGAGGTTGCTGGACCATTGGCTGCAGGGGGTACCGGAACCAACATCTGCTGATTTCCTGGATTTGCACTTGAGGTGGACCTGCATATAAAAATCAGACACATTATGCTTGTTAAGGGCTGCTGCCGAGGTGGAATGGGAAGTGGCAATTGAAGGTTCACAATACAACAAACCTCCGGGCTGAAAATGTTCAGACTTCAGTATCAAGCTAGCCAGCAGAAGATACCGGTCAGTATGTGCAAAACAAAGGTGGGCGTGAAAAATCGATATTTGGGCCTGATCAGAACTTAGTTGGTTGAGCTAATCAATATGGTTGTGATCCAAGCATCGAGTACCAAAAATAAGAATGGGCTCTTtagtttagggtgcatttggttgcaccaaatataataaaatatcatgattaatcagtctaaattgggtgcaaaatatcatgcaatttcatgatatttggtgcaaccaaacgcacccttaattCTCTGTAGACTTTTTCAAATCTCGTCCATCCAAAGCCATCAGATTCATCGTTTATTCCCATTTTCTTCGTTGATTTCTTTTACCGGTCTTCATCAATTCAGCAAATCACTGGAAACTGGACTGATTTCTGAATTAATTTCTATATGTATATAATTTAAACCTCGACAGGAACTGATTTTATATTTAGCATATAATCAACTCCAACAAATTCTTTGCAAAAGATACCAGTACATGATTTAAAATCATCAGGCATGCTGTGGAAGATGCAATGAAAGCAAATGGTCGGATAGGGAAAACTTGGATTACGGtataaaggaaaaggaaagaaaacttGAATTACCGATGATCAGGCTGTGCCTTATTTTGCGTTGTTACCGCATCATCGACATCTACAAGTGCCTCAGGAGATTTTGCTTTTTCAGCCCGAGCTGCAGTTCCCGAAGCAATGGCATCGTGCTTTGCCAGTACACGTTGCAAGTCATCATTCAGAGCAAGTCCCTGACAAAGCAGCTCCTCATCCCTGTTCAAGGTGGAAGAATATAAGCACACAACATCGCCATTTCACATATTCAAAGGTGCTAAATTCTTCATCTTTCACAGCAGGCAAGGGTTAATTAGCATCCAAAACAGAATGCATTTTCTGCTATTAAATGCTTATAGTGATACTAACCATATAAAACTTGAGGAAGTATACATGTTCAGACTTCAGGTGCAAAAGTACAGTATTCTTCTGTGCAGGATTCTGCACCATGTAAACTAGGATCTGCTAGGCTTTTGTTGTGGATGGGTGGGATGTCCCAAAATCTCCTCGTCAAAAGATCCCAATCCTTGATCTTTGGCATATTTTTTGAACTTTAATTTGGGATGCTGCTTTGTTTACTCTTAATTGTCCAGTTGTAGGCCTGGGATCAaagcttaggatcttccaatctagcaGACTTTCGGCGCATCCCTCATCCATAGAGGGGCTCAGCaattcgatggtctggatcaccaaacaacAGGACTCAAAACATTCCTCACAACAATCCACGTAAATTGGACATGGGCATGTGGCATTGTTGGAGTCTGTGACCTCAAGATGCACAATATAGTAATGCTTTTGTGTCCTGGCTATATAGATTAAATTAATAGATCAGACAGCAGGGAAAAACAGTAAGAGGCCTTACGATGTGGTGTTCACAAGTTGTACTAGTCTCAGCTTGTATGTACGACACTGCTCGACAAGGTCAACAATAACCTCTTGTCTGAGACCCTGAAATCAGCAGCAAGACTACTCAAAAAGAGAGACTTAAAGAGTAACACAATTGAGAATATGTAATATTTGCATATTgtactatttctttttcttttttctggaaaCAATTTGCATATTGTACTTGCAACATGCACAATAGAGAGATAGGAGTAAAATCACATGGCCTGTACCATGGTTCAAAACTTGTAGGGCCACCTGCCCGCCCACACAAGCTGAGCATGTAAAATCCAGTTGCGATTATGagtagattttttttaaatagttttttgGACACCACCTATCAATTCCTTGGAAATTTTACGAAAACCAAGTTAGCCCATTAACTTAACTTGATTTTTGTTGAACACAACCGAATTTTCAATCTTAAAAACAGGGTACATGGAGCTTAAATACGAAATAGGCAATGAATCTCAACACAATAAAATTTCAGGACTCCATTGCAAAATCCAAAATATAGGTTTAATATGGCCAATACCTCTTTATTCCCTGGATCTAAAGCACTTAGCATTTCAGAAAGGACATCCATAATGCCACGAGCATTCTGAATTTCTGTCAggctgaccaaaaaaaaaaaaatcaatcccaCATGACGAAAATGTATATTTCAATAAATCAGTTAGCAGTAGCACTTCAGCATCTAACAAAATAAGACAGTGATGAGTAATGGTTTAAAGAAGATAGGATCCTGATCAGTCTCACCAAAGGAGAGAGCTCTCAACATTGAACTAAGTAGAAAGTGCAACATAAACAAACAAGATCCCTATACGCATATCATGGCTACGAGATGCACAAAGAAACCACAGGCCTCTTCTTTGAGGGATTTAAGTAAAATGAGCAAGTGACTCCTATACATAGAGGAAAACTACAAGAAACCACAGGCCCCCTGTTTCAGGGATTGAATTTGATTAAAAGGATTGCCTAGAAACAATGGGCCTTAATCAAGTACGTGGTGCCTCTTCAACCTGGTAATACTCAATTAAGAGAACTgttgtgatgaggacatccgagcccatagagtataccagaggaggaggagagCCCCAACGGCTTCGTTGTGACTATGTGATTTTCACATAGGAGCCACAGGCAGGCCCAGATCGAATTTCTAGCCATCATAGAAGTCTCCACATGCATGTATGTGCATCTTCGAAGGCCCtacattgggaagatgcatgtgggttgcttagttGGGAGATTCGGACCATTGGATCGCGACGATATGATAATCGGACTGTTGGACCACGTGAACAACTTGATCGGACTATTGATTGTGGGCCATCGAACATCATTGGATATTACATACTTTAGAATTTCATTTTTCAGCTTAGATTATGcgttattttagtttattttatatttagtacacttatttttatgttttgagaGGTTTGGAACAAATATGGAACAAAAAAAAACCGAAACGACAAAATTGTAATTTGGCAGCCCAAAAGCCTATTTAAGGCTTGGACGTCCAATGCTtaaggttattattattattattatatactttgtgaaaaagaaaagagtttttctctctttcccatgtgtgattcatggaaaaTCTCTCGTGATTAGAGATTTCTTGTTGTGATTCCAAGGTGGTGTGAAGCCACAAGCTATCATTTTGTTACTTTTTCTTCAACCAAAATGTATTTaccctcttctcttttcttctcttagtTTCTTCTACCTCTTCTTCTTATCTCATTCCATACCCAACCCATTAACACCGACCCTAACCCATCTCACAACCCTAACTCTCTCCAACCTAAACCCACCTTAGGCTTGACTGTATGGACAACCCAGACAATACAGACCAGCCTGTACGGTTGTACGACCATCCCTTCTCTTCCCTTTTGTAATTCTCCCTTCCCCTTTTCGCCTCATCTAATCCTTCTtgtcaaaaccctaattccctaaTTTAGAACTATAATTCCAAAACCCTTAACCCTAGTTCCAAAATTCCTCAAATTGAAAAAACCTCAAGTTCCCCAATTGAGCCCCAAGTCCCAAATTGATCAAAACTACATTCAATTAGCACTAATACCCTATGCTAGATGGTAGTCCTAACTACCATAGGTCCTTGTTGAgctttattttatagttttggactGCAGGATTGTCCCCGGACCCCGAATTTGAGCATAGTTACTGTTTGGGATTACTTCGATTTGTGATTGAATTGCTTTCATTTTATACTTTAATTACTTACATAATTAGTTGGCTAAGTTCGGCAATTAATCATAGTAGatctcatgtcctgcatcaatttttggtatcagagcaccAGGTTAGCATAGGGTTTTTATAGTTTCTATGTTATAGTGCATATCTCACATGTTATATAGGTTATTCTCTTGTATATAAGTCTGATTTCGTCATATTCCAGCGCAAAGAACTGCTTTTTCTTGTCATAAACCTGcatataggcctgatttttgtcACATTCTGGCATATAAGTTTGATTTCTGTCACATTGCTGTGTATTGGACAGATTTTGTTGTATATAGTAGATTCTTGTCGTATACAACAGTTTTTTATCATATACTGCAGAATTTTGTGCAGCAAGATTTTGCCATCTATGACAGATTTTTATCATAGGCAGCAGATTTTTGCCGCATATGACAGATTTTTGTCATAGACGACAGGATTTTTATATAGGGCAGAAATCGTGTTTAGGGCATATTTAACCATAAGAGAAATTCTCCTATCCTCATTAGACCACATTAAGATCTAAGGAATTGTCTCCCCTGTCAATTTCCCAGGTGTATGCCCACTTGTACTGGGCATGGTTTTGGTCTACACCCCACCATGAACTTAAAACAGATtgtcaaggcttttaatgccatCAATAACCGTCTTACGGCCATTGAGGCTCACAATAGGACAACCGCCACTCAACTGACCGCGATCATGCGCATGTCAATTAGTTAGAAGCCTCCCTCCAGGCGAATCCCAATACTGGGAAAGATGTTCAATCTCAAGCCGGGGGTCAAGTTGAAGGACGCGAATGCTGCCATGGCCAAGGTGTTGGCCGTGGTGGAGTGCATGTGTAGCCACATCGTAAGGAGTGTCATGACTGCCATGACCCAGATGCGCGAGTCATGAAAAACGTGAAAGGAGAGGCTCCTAATTTTGATGGTCACCTGGACCCCAAGGCATACATCGGACTGGTTGGTGTAGTAGTATGACATGTCCGATGTTCTTCGTATAAGGTTTAccaagatgaagttggtgggccGGGCAAAATTATTTTGGACCCACATGGAACAGAAGATGGAGAGGTTTGGAGATGCTCCGATTGTGCACTAGGTAGAGATGAAAGAAATTTTGAAGGAAAAGTATCTCCCCCTCTCGTAC
This region includes:
- the LOC131223056 gene encoding TOM1-like protein 9, with product MAGSLADRATSDLLIGPDWAMNHEICDILNHDPGQAKDVLKVLKRRIGNKNPKVQLLALTLLETVIKNCGDIVHMHVAERDILHEMVKIVRKKHPEHHVKEKILTLIDTWQEAFGGTRARYPQYFAAYQELLRYGAVFPQRPERSAPIFAPQTQPLTSQRSGEAPESSTGSDLPNLSLTEIQNARGIMDVLSEMLSALDPGNKEGLRQEVIVDLVEQCRTYKLRLVQLVNTTSDEELLCQGLALNDDLQRVLAKHDAIASGTAARAEKAKSPEALVDVDDAVTTQNKAQPDHRSTSSANPGNQQMLVPVPPAANGPATSSANVEPPLIDLLSGEPENSLALVPVSEPPTNPSPQQNNMLALSDMFPQNNNVTDSLSSQSAYPATPTYPSNSPFQLQQQPSQPVFYPNGSVPNAGQPQYQQAPYMQGNHSNHTSDPSWNGQVAQSLSPQQQAQYMQGNHSNHTSDPSWNGQVAQSLNPQQQAPVYGADTQNSGAFPPPPWEAQPNQSSEHPQPTESNQLAIVPVQTIQSNQLEGMPPQPMQSGHLAGMPPQPMQSGQLAGMPPQPMQSGQLAGMPSQPVQSVLYPQSMQGGQLAPMHSQPIQSGGVMYPQQMQGGQLAGMYPQQMQGVQVGGMYPQQMQGGQLAGMYPQQMQGGQFVGMYPQPVQYGQQVGMYPQLMQGGQMAGYGYGQQPGTQFLEQRMYGLSMQDDSRYMNTSYQMTSSTYVQPIKPAKPEDKLFGDLVNIAKTKPNKPNDSKVGSL